Proteins co-encoded in one Papaver somniferum cultivar HN1 chromosome 5, ASM357369v1, whole genome shotgun sequence genomic window:
- the LOC113278083 gene encoding putative calcium-binding protein CML19: protein MRNTTEIKRSDSVSSTSSSSSSSPSRNIRTTKNSLSPKSTLERLRRKLSSKRGDDREAQTYGGGDLERVFRYFDENGDGKISASELESCVKAMGGDFTSDEAKRVVESTDTDGDGLLEFNDFVKLMEVSGEEEKKNDLKEAFKMYEMDGSGIITPKSLKRMLTRLGESKTTEECRTMIRLFDLNGDGVLSFDEFSAMMV, encoded by the coding sequence ATGAGAAACACTACAGAAATCAAGAGGAGTGATTCAGTttcttcaacttcatcttcttcctcttcaagtccaTCGAGGAATATTAGAACTACCAAGAACTCGCTGTCACCGAAATCAACATTAGAAAGATTAAGAAGAAAACTGTCATCTAAGAGAGGAGATGACCGTGAAGCACAAACATACGGCGGGGGAGACCTCGAAAGAGTTTTTCGGTATTTTGACGAAAATGGAGATGGAAAAATATCAGCATCGGAGTTGGAGAGTTGTGTTAAGGCAATGGGTGGTGACTTTACCAGTGATGAAGCAAAAAGAGTTGTGGAATCAACGGACACCGATGGTGATGGGTTATTGGAGTTTAATGATTTTGTTAAACTCATGGAAGTTAgtggagaagaagagaaaaagaatgaCTTGAAAGAGGCGTTTAAGATGTACGAAATGGATGGATCGGGGATTATTACTCCTAAGAGTTTGAAAAGAATGTTGACAAGACTTGGCGAATCCAAGACGACTGAGGAGTGTAGAACAATGATTCGCTTATTCGATCTTAACGGCGATGGTGTACTTAGCTTCGACGAATTCTCTGctatgatggtttaa
- the LOC113283555 gene encoding uncharacterized protein LOC113283555 — MVSHSYSHGLTPMDLSKITGSPFALGGVFLLLALTFIGPYSNYLLLLSSQILPMQTSSVFFAAKPAFLATPIRVKSQYKQNTLSDTKIMATPKWAQKTVVLPAQKRGCHLVTPKIVKEIEQDLSGFKCGLAHFFLQHTSASLTINENYDIDVRHDTETFLNRIVPEGPSAPWKHTMEGPDDMPAHIKSSMFGCTLTVPITDRRLNMGTWQGIWLCEHRDYATPRKVVVTLNGI, encoded by the exons ATGGTGTCACACTCATACTCTCACGGTCTCACTCCAATGGACCTATCAAAAATAACAGGTTCGCCCTTCGCATTAGGAGGTGTATTTTTGTTGCTGGCCTTGACTTTCATAGGACCTTATTCTAATTATCTACTTCTGCTGTCCTCTCAAATATTACCAATGCAAACTTCATCAGTGTTCTTCGCTGCAAAACCCGCGTTCCTTGCCACACCGATTAGGGTAAAATCTCAATACAAGCAAAACACTTTGAGCGATACCAAAATTATGGCTACTCCTAAGTGGGCTCAGAAGACCGTCGTTCTTCCTGCTCAGAAACGTGGATGTCACCTCGTCACTCCCAAG ATAGTGAAGGAAATTGAACAAGACTTGTCAGGATTCAAATGTGGCCTTGCACATTTTTTCT TGCAACATACAAGTGCTTCTTTGACCATAAACGAGAATTACGACATAGATGTTCGACATGATACTGAGACCTTCCTCAACAGGATAGTTCCAGAG GGTCCTTCTGCACCATGGAAGCATACAATGGAAG GTCCAGATGACATGCCAGCACATATTAAATCATCTATGTTTGGATGTACTCTCAC TGTTCCAATTACAGACAGACGCCTGAACATGGGAACCTGGCAG GGAATTTGGCTGTGCGAACACCGGGACTATGCCACTCCACGTAAAGTTGTGGTTACTCTCAATGGAATTTAA